In Rana temporaria chromosome 3, aRanTem1.1, whole genome shotgun sequence, a single window of DNA contains:
- the SQSTM1 gene encoding sequestosome-1, whose translation MSVTVKAYLLGKDETHREIRRFALELGKGKSADPGSSCELLIRKVTDVFQGLRGGAFQMFYRDEEGDLVAFSTDEELNMGLENLNEGVFRVYIKERKDCKREHRAHCGQETPQNVVHPNVTCDGCEGAVVGNRYKCLICPDYDLCSTCEGKGIHKEHNMIMFPTPIPFPRGRWFRKMHHGVPPFNWMNGWGYPGTGFHCPNSQQTGCNPEQCQTPPAEGTAPSSSQPSPDPNVTFLQNVGESVAALLSPLGIDVDIDVEHGGKRSKIATPPSGSEAKDSQPNSSSFTSHPQNVNSRPENEECMDTDAIAKRMKDVSLNPSVQNENEQSEHNSNASGGEDDWTHVSPKEVDPSTGELQSLQPDTEEPSSLDPNRPIHAPTGLREAAIYPHLPAEADPQLIETLSQMLSMGFTDEGGWLTRLLEAKQYDIGSALDAMKSVRNLPQ comes from the exons ATGTCGGTCACTGTGAAGGCCTATCTGCTGGGGAAGGACGAGACCCATAGGGAGATCAGACGCTTCGCACTGGAGCTGGGCAAAGGGAAGTCTGCCGACCCGGGATCCAGCTGTGAGCTGCTCATCAGGAAGGTGACTGATGTCTTCCAAGGCCTGAGAGGGGGAGCCTTCCAGATGTTCTACAGAG ATGAAGAGGGGGATCTGGTTGCCTTCTCCACTGATGAGGAGCTGAATATGGGTCTTGAAAATCTTAATGAAGGCGTTTTCCGTGTCTACATTAAAG AAAGGAAAGACTGTAAGCGTGAGCACCGTGCACACTGCGGACAGGAGACTCCCCAGAATGTGGTCCACCCTAATGTGACCTGTGATGGATGTGAAGGTGCTGTGGTGGGGAACCGGTACAAGTGCCTGATTTGCCCAGATTATGACCTGTGCAGTACCTGCGAGGGGAAAGGAATCCATAAGGAGCACAACATGATTATGTTCCCTACTCCTATT CCTTTTCCTCGTGGGCGCTGGTTCCGCAAGATGCATCATGGAGTGCCACCTTTCAACTGGATGAATGGCTGGGGTTACCCTGGCACAGGCTTTCACTGCCCAAATTCCCAGCAAACAGGGTGTAACCCAGAACAATGTCAGACTCCACCTGCAGAAG GTACTGCTCCTAGTTCTTCTCAGCCATCTCCTGATCCTAATGTCACCTTCTTGCAAAATGTCGGTGAAAGTGTGGCAGCCTTGTTGAGTCCCCTTG GAATTGATGTAGACATTGATGTTGAACATGGTGGTAAACGCAGCAAGATTGCAACCCCGCCATCTGGTTCTGAAGCTAAAGATTCCCAACCAAACAGCTCATCCTTCACTTCACACCCTCAGAATGTTAACAGCAGACCTGAAAATGAGGAGTGTATGGATACAGATGCCATTGCTAAACGGATGAAAGATGTTTCTTTGAACCCCTCTGTTCAAAATGAAAAT GAACAAAGTGAACACAACAGCAATGCATCAGGTGGTGAGGATGACTGGACTCATGTCTCCCCCAAAGAGGTGGACCCGTCAACTGGTGAGCTACAGTCCCTTCAACCAGACACAGAGGAACCCAGTTCTTTAGACCCAAACAGACCCATTCATGCTCCCACAGGTCTCAGAGAAGCTGCTATTTATCCACACCTCCCAGCAG AAGCAGATCCTCAGCTCATTGAAACACTATCACAGATGCTGTCCATGGGTTTCACAGACGAGGGAGGCTGGCTCACGAGGCTACTGGAAGCAAAACAATATGACATTGGGTCGGCTCTCGATGCCATGAAGTCTGTGCGGAATCTTCCTCAATAA